From Deltaproteobacteria bacterium, a single genomic window includes:
- the msbA gene encoding lipid A export permease/ATP-binding protein MsbA, producing the protein MELYFRLLKYVRPHWWRMIIAMGAMLGVSGITALMAFLVKPVLDDIFIDKRLNMLYILPPLIIVLYLVKGVFSVIHSYLMNYVGGITVTGIRDDLFRNLQSQPLIFFDRISTGVLMSRITYDVNILQTSVSTVITNLVRDIFTIIGLIGVIFYREWRLALIAMVIFPLAVIPIINFGRRLRRISSYRQVSMSKINTILQETLIGNRIVKAFGREDYEIERFCQENQRYFRLRMKGVIAWALSSPVMELLGGIGVAAIVWYGGYNVIKGYSTPGTFFSFMTALLMLYAPIKGLSNINNSIQEGLAAATRVFEILDLTPTIRNQPDAITLPPLSREIVFDKVDFAYDHRPALRNVSLRVRRGEMVALVGPSGAGKTTLVNLLPRFYEVTGGSISIDGHDIREVTLESLRGQIGIVTQQTILFNDTVRHNIAYGRLDCTEEEIILAAQAAYAWDFIQTLPQGLDTLIGEQGLMLSGGERQRLAIARALLKDPPILILDEATSALDSEAERAVQKALDNLIQDRTTLVIAHRLSTILQADRIVVLNDGTIVEVGRHEELLNRNGLYRKLYNLQFSGEKDNEVETDTQARYSTLAHRS; encoded by the coding sequence ATGGAACTCTATTTCCGGCTACTGAAATACGTCCGGCCCCACTGGTGGCGGATGATAATTGCCATGGGAGCCATGTTGGGCGTCTCCGGAATCACCGCCCTGATGGCCTTTTTGGTCAAACCGGTGCTGGATGACATCTTTATTGATAAGCGCCTTAACATGCTCTATATTTTGCCACCCCTGATCATCGTCCTGTATTTGGTGAAGGGAGTCTTTTCGGTCATCCATAGCTACCTGATGAATTATGTTGGCGGGATTACCGTCACGGGCATCCGTGACGATCTCTTTCGCAATTTGCAATCCCAGCCCTTGATTTTTTTTGACCGCATTTCCACCGGGGTGTTGATGTCCCGCATTACTTATGATGTCAATATCCTGCAGACCTCAGTATCTACCGTGATTACCAATCTCGTCCGAGATATTTTTACCATCATCGGGCTGATCGGGGTTATTTTTTATCGGGAATGGCGGTTGGCCCTGATCGCCATGGTGATTTTTCCCCTGGCGGTGATTCCTATTATAAATTTTGGCCGTCGACTCCGTCGTATTTCCTCCTACCGCCAGGTTTCCATGAGTAAAATTAATACGATCTTACAAGAGACCCTGATCGGCAACCGGATCGTCAAGGCCTTCGGTCGGGAGGATTATGAGATTGAACGCTTCTGCCAAGAGAACCAGCGCTATTTTCGACTGCGAATGAAGGGGGTCATAGCTTGGGCTTTATCGTCACCGGTAATGGAGCTCTTGGGAGGTATCGGCGTAGCAGCCATTGTCTGGTATGGGGGGTACAACGTTATTAAAGGTTATTCCACTCCAGGAACCTTCTTTTCCTTCATGACCGCGCTGTTGATGCTCTATGCCCCCATCAAAGGCCTGAGCAATATTAACAACTCCATCCAGGAAGGGTTGGCTGCGGCCACTCGGGTCTTTGAAATCCTTGATCTCACCCCCACCATTCGTAACCAACCCGATGCTATCACCTTGCCACCCCTATCCCGGGAAATTGTCTTTGATAAGGTTGATTTTGCCTACGACCATCGACCGGCGCTGCGAAACGTCAGTCTTCGGGTGCGCCGCGGCGAGATGGTCGCCCTGGTGGGTCCTAGCGGGGCTGGTAAAACCACCCTGGTCAATCTGTTGCCCCGATTCTATGAAGTTACCGGTGGCTCGATTAGCATCGATGGCCATGATATCAGAGAGGTAACCCTTGAGTCTCTGAGAGGCCAGATCGGTATCGTTACCCAACAGACCATTCTGTTCAACGACACCGTGCGCCATAATATCGCGTACGGGCGGCTGGATTGTACTGAGGAAGAGATCATCCTGGCGGCCCAGGCCGCCTATGCTTGGGATTTCATCCAGACTCTGCCCCAAGGGCTGGATACCTTGATCGGCGAACAGGGACTAATGCTCTCGGGCGGAGAACGCCAGCGCCTGGCGATTGCCCGGGCCCTGTTGAAGGATCCGCCCATCCTGATTCTGGATGAAGCTACCTCAGCTCTGGACTCAGAAGCTGAACGAGCCGTGCAAAAGGCGCTGGATAATCTTATCCAGGACCGTACCACCTTGGTGATTGCCCACCGGTTATCTACCATCCTCCAGGCGGACCGCATCGTAGTGCTCAACGACGGGACAATCGTCGAAGTAGGGCGCCACGAAGAACTGCTCAACCGCAATGGTCTTTATCGCAAATTGTACAACCTGCAATTCTCAGGAGAGAAGGACAACGAGGTGGAGACTGACACCCAAGCCAGGTACAGCACCCTGGCCCACAGGTCATGA
- the lpxK gene encoding tetraacyldisaccharide 4'-kinase codes for MNSWWQQVFARLQNEPGTPLPGGGWRVLATVLAWGYGLGARGRRWLYDTGWLKVQRLTCGVISIGNLTVGGTGKTPLVIYLAQRLQDQGRRVAILSRGYGSTAQGTQVISDGEKIFCQPPQAGDESYLLARQLHGIPVLTGASRYAAGLVAEDRFHPELVLLDDGFQHFQLHRDLDLVLLDAAHPFGNGRLLPRGPLREPLSTLQRSVVLVLTRYREEQHREQYTKLQAAFPDTPILRAGLRPRRVLSHPAGQLLPAQSLRGQRLLAFAGLARPWVFAASLQELGVDITEFHPFPDHYPYDIKDLERLAERSRQLGVQALVTTEKDWARLGERWELEPTLLVLGLEVEWLDHYSTRIGDYSLEF; via the coding sequence ATGAACAGTTGGTGGCAACAGGTCTTTGCCCGGCTGCAGAACGAACCGGGAACTCCATTGCCTGGGGGAGGTTGGCGGGTTCTGGCCACGGTGCTGGCTTGGGGGTATGGACTAGGGGCTCGTGGTCGACGTTGGTTATACGACACTGGTTGGCTCAAAGTCCAACGACTCACCTGTGGGGTGATCAGTATCGGTAATCTGACCGTGGGCGGGACCGGCAAAACCCCCCTGGTAATCTATCTGGCCCAGCGCTTACAGGATCAGGGGCGACGGGTAGCGATCCTCAGTCGAGGTTACGGCAGCACAGCTCAGGGGACGCAAGTGATCTCGGATGGGGAAAAAATTTTTTGTCAGCCGCCCCAGGCCGGCGACGAATCCTACCTCCTGGCCCGGCAACTCCATGGCATACCGGTCCTTACCGGGGCCAGCCGTTATGCCGCCGGGCTAGTCGCCGAGGACCGCTTCCATCCCGAACTGGTGCTGCTGGACGACGGTTTCCAGCATTTTCAATTACACCGCGATCTTGACCTGGTGCTTTTGGATGCGGCGCATCCTTTCGGCAATGGACGACTGTTGCCGCGCGGACCGCTGCGAGAGCCATTGAGCACCCTGCAACGATCGGTAGTACTGGTGCTGACCCGCTACCGGGAGGAACAGCACCGGGAACAATATACAAAACTTCAGGCCGCCTTTCCAGACACCCCTATCCTGCGCGCCGGCCTGCGCCCCCGTCGGGTTCTGAGCCACCCTGCCGGTCAACTGTTGCCAGCCCAATCGTTGCGGGGGCAGAGGCTGTTGGCCTTTGCCGGTCTGGCCCGTCCCTGGGTATTTGCTGCCAGCCTTCAAGAACTGGGGGTCGATATTACCGAATTTCATCCTTTTCCTGACCATTATCCCTATGATATAAAAGATCTTGAGCGACTGGCGGAGCGGAGCCGCCAGTTAGGGGTTCAGGCCTTGGTTACCACCGAGAAGGATTGGGCCCGGTTGGGGGAACGTTGGGAGTTAGAGCCAACGTTGTTAGTCTTAGGTCTGGAGGTGGAGTGGCTAGATCATTATTCCACCCGAATCGGGGACTACTCCCTAGAATTTTAG
- the waaF gene encoding lipopolysaccharide heptosyltransferase II, whose product MARSLFHPNRGLLPRILALINVSVPAIAQDPEAPAGPERIQDALQSLSVVQRRPLPSQPLRRLLVRATNWVGDAVLILPAICRLRELFPQAHLAVLAVPRVAPVFQGHPAISEIILSPSSAPAPDNPGRWPLVKKLRARRFELALLFPNSFESALVAWAAGIPHRLGYNTDYRTPLLTTIIRSPEKLAHLHQVYRHLGLLRAFGNQVPTALPALYLDDQDLAQARDLMAQKCLEPAQLIIGISPGAAYGSAKQWLPERFAAVAEQLQKEFDARIVLLGGPGDAEVAGRIVERMRHPAVNLVGQTDLRTAMAVIKHLALLITNDSGLMHVAAALRVPLVALFGSTDSDSTGPFTPLATVLRHPVPCSPCLERECPTDHRCMELITAAEVVAAARDWLARTA is encoded by the coding sequence GTGGCTAGATCATTATTCCACCCGAATCGGGGACTACTCCCTAGAATTTTAGCCTTGATTAATGTGAGTGTTCCAGCCATTGCCCAAGACCCTGAAGCTCCTGCCGGGCCAGAGAGAATTCAGGATGCTCTACAGAGCCTGAGCGTGGTTCAGCGACGGCCCCTGCCCTCCCAGCCGCTGCGCCGCCTTTTGGTGCGCGCCACCAACTGGGTAGGAGATGCAGTCCTCATCCTTCCGGCTATATGCCGATTACGGGAGCTGTTTCCCCAGGCGCATCTGGCGGTGCTGGCGGTACCCCGGGTGGCACCAGTGTTTCAGGGGCATCCCGCAATTTCCGAGATTATTTTGTCTCCCTCCTCAGCGCCAGCTCCTGATAATCCGGGTAGATGGCCGCTGGTGAAAAAATTGCGCGCCCGGCGATTTGAGTTAGCCCTGTTGTTTCCCAACTCCTTTGAGTCGGCTCTGGTCGCCTGGGCAGCCGGCATTCCCCATCGCCTGGGCTACAATACTGATTACCGCACGCCGTTATTGACCACCATAATCCGCTCCCCGGAAAAACTGGCCCATCTTCATCAGGTTTACCGGCATTTGGGGCTGCTTAGGGCATTTGGGAATCAGGTCCCCACCGCCTTGCCGGCGCTATATCTGGATGACCAGGATTTGGCTCAGGCTCGTGACCTGATGGCCCAGAAATGCCTCGAGCCCGCACAGTTAATCATCGGCATCAGTCCCGGCGCTGCGTATGGCTCTGCCAAGCAGTGGTTGCCGGAGCGTTTTGCTGCTGTGGCGGAACAATTACAGAAAGAATTCGACGCCCGGATAGTGCTCTTGGGAGGGCCGGGCGATGCCGAGGTCGCGGGCCGGATTGTCGAACGCATGCGCCACCCTGCAGTCAATCTGGTCGGACAGACCGACCTTCGCACCGCCATGGCGGTAATCAAACATCTGGCCCTGTTGATTACCAATGACTCCGGTCTGATGCACGTCGCCGCGGCCCTGAGGGTGCCGCTGGTCGCCCTGTTCGGCTCCACTGATTCGGACAGCACCGGCCCTTTTACGCCTCTGGCAACGGTGCTGCGGCATCCGGTACCATGCAGTCCCTGTCTGGAACGAGAATGCCCTACCGATCACCGCTGCATGGAACTGATCACCGCGGCCGAAGTAGTGGCCGCCGCCCGTGACTGGCTGGCGAGGACGGCATGA
- the gmhB gene encoding D-glycero-beta-D-manno-heptose 1,7-bisphosphate 7-phosphatase, which translates to MNIGVFLDRDGTINEEMGYINHPSRFHLLPGTIAAIARLNRAGIKVVLVTNQSGVARGYFPASLMEQIHQQLQQVLHQGGAYLDGIYICPHGPDAGCDCRKPRPGLLYQAVRDLKIDLSRSFVVGDRFIDIELAANAGARGILVLTGYGRGELEYYQGPKRTEPVYIASDLEDAARFILNEVNKIDKSG; encoded by the coding sequence ATGAATATCGGCGTGTTTTTAGACCGCGACGGCACCATCAACGAAGAGATGGGCTACATCAACCATCCCAGCCGCTTTCATTTGCTGCCCGGTACTATCGCCGCCATTGCCCGGCTTAACCGGGCCGGAATCAAAGTGGTGCTGGTCACCAATCAATCGGGCGTGGCCCGGGGCTATTTCCCGGCCTCGCTGATGGAGCAAATTCACCAACAATTACAGCAGGTGCTGCATCAGGGCGGGGCCTATCTGGATGGCATCTATATCTGCCCGCATGGCCCGGATGCGGGTTGTGACTGTCGCAAACCCCGGCCCGGTCTGCTGTACCAGGCTGTTCGGGATTTAAAGATCGATCTGAGCCGCTCCTTCGTGGTCGGCGACCGGTTTATTGATATTGAACTGGCCGCCAATGCCGGGGCAAGAGGCATCCTGGTGCTGACCGGCTATGGTCGGGGTGAACTGGAGTATTATCAGGGACCCAAACGGACCGAGCCGGTCTATATCGCCTCAGACCTAGAGGACGCCGCCCGCTTCATCTTAAATGAAGTAAATAAAATCGATAAATCCGGGTAA
- the waaF gene encoding lipopolysaccharide heptosyltransferase II produces MQTYSGQSPRILLIKLSALGDVIHTLPTLEALRATYPQAWITWLVEEAAAPLLIGHPALDDVWVSRRRSWLRPRQNGLLWARAARELIRLIHRLRKSEFDLVIDIQGLLKSALWVALARSPRKIGYDRTREGSYLVLNERLPPFDREAHAVWRYLNLAQYLGAAPGIPRFRLPLQEDTGVWLAPLWQDRSGPLIVLHPGARWPSKCWPAARFAALADRLVTEQQARVVFTGGVGDRPLIARIKARMQTAALDLSGRTSLLELARLFQQAELAVTTDTGPMHLAAAVGTAVVALFGPTAPWRTGPFGDGHQIVRLYLPCSPCFRRRCPHPECMTGIGVEAVWAAVQQMLAVEKSRRPGA; encoded by the coding sequence ATGCAAACTTATTCTGGTCAAAGCCCCCGTATTTTATTGATTAAACTCAGTGCCCTGGGGGATGTCATCCATACCCTGCCCACCCTGGAGGCCTTGCGGGCCACCTATCCCCAGGCCTGGATCACCTGGCTGGTGGAAGAGGCTGCGGCGCCGCTGCTCATCGGCCACCCTGCCCTGGACGATGTCTGGGTGTCCCGACGGCGATCGTGGTTAAGGCCCCGGCAAAATGGGCTTTTATGGGCGCGGGCGGCACGAGAGCTAATCCGACTGATCCATCGGCTTCGCAAGTCCGAATTTGATCTGGTGATCGATATCCAGGGTCTGCTGAAAAGTGCGCTCTGGGTCGCGCTGGCCCGCAGCCCCCGCAAAATCGGCTATGACCGTACCCGGGAAGGCAGCTATCTGGTCTTAAATGAGCGCCTGCCCCCTTTTGACCGGGAAGCGCATGCAGTCTGGAGATATTTAAACCTGGCCCAATATTTGGGCGCGGCTCCTGGCATACCTCGGTTTCGCTTACCCCTGCAGGAAGATACCGGGGTCTGGCTGGCGCCGCTGTGGCAGGATCGCAGCGGCCCGCTGATCGTGCTTCACCCCGGGGCTCGCTGGCCCAGCAAATGTTGGCCCGCAGCGCGCTTTGCGGCGCTGGCGGACCGTTTGGTCACCGAGCAACAGGCCCGGGTGGTGTTTACCGGCGGGGTCGGCGATCGCCCCCTCATAGCCCGCATTAAAGCCCGGATGCAGACCGCGGCCCTGGACTTAAGCGGCCGCACCAGTCTGCTCGAATTGGCCCGCCTTTTTCAGCAGGCGGAGTTGGCGGTGACTACTGACACCGGCCCCATGCATCTGGCCGCAGCGGTAGGCACCGCCGTGGTGGCCCTGTTCGGCCCTACCGCCCCCTGGCGCACCGGCCCCTTTGGCGACGGGCACCAGATCGTCCGCTTATACCTGCCCTGCAGCCCCTGCTTCCGGCGCCGTTGTCCCCATCCGGAGTGCATGACCGGGATCGGGGTCGAGGCCGTATGGGCGGCAGTGCAACAGATGCTGGCCGTAGAAAAAAGCAGGAGGCCGGGGGCTTAA